AAAATTCCACTTGGCGTTGGAAAAATGTTTGTCATTTTCTTAATGCGTACTGCAATTTCACTTCCAATCATCATCTCAGTTGCATTACTTTTATTCTAAACATAAAGAGACTTCCAAACTATGGAAGTCTCTTTTCTATATCTAAAATTGTAAGTTCATTAAAACTAAACGTTCTCGACCATTTATATTCTTTAATTGTATAGTCCTTCAAAACGTCTAACTGTTTATAAAGTCTTTCTAAACCGAGCGTCACAATTACTACACCAAGACAATAATGAATCCCGTGACCAAATGTCAGACCATAACGATTCATATCTGTATTTATGTTTTGAATCATCAGTAATACGTGCTGGTCTTCTTTTATTATGACATCGTGATACTTCGTATCGTTTACACACACTCTACGAATGTACGGAAACGGTGGATATTCTCTTAATACGTCTTTTACTTTAAAGGTCATGTCTTTATTATTTAACGTATGATATATAAGTGCATTCACACTACTTAAAAACGGTCGGTGTCCGTCGATAATCATATTTAATAATATATCTATGACTTCCATTGTTTGTCCCGCTTCTTCAAGCAATTTCGATACAAAACCATTTGGATCGAGTTTCTTTTTATTTATAAGATCGAT
Above is a genomic segment from Nosocomiicoccus massiliensis containing:
- a CDS encoding cytochrome P450, which codes for MKHNHRKEDIYFDHELNAWIINDAVIAKDILKNPSFTAFRKSKQIESIHTSQYNKDVMKEFYNHWLMYQKEGIDHTNMKRSVQRALNQSIARLSKSSVDASHLSLTKEQINVVNDISVPFLYSYLPRFYGISKMDYKNLLDIGVPLIDYIMLDNQDGDEIVKSIHKTRNYLIDLINKKKLDPNGFVSKLLEEAGQTMEVIDILLNMIIDGHRPFLSSVNALIYHTLNNKDMTFKVKDVLREYPPFPYIRRVCVNDTKYHDVIIKEDQHVLLMIQNINTDMNRYGLTFGHGIHYCLGVVIVTLGLERLYKQLDVLKDYTIKEYKWSRTFSFNELTILDIEKRLP